Below is a window of Burkholderiales bacterium DNA.
CCGGGCTGCGAAGTCACCGCCGGCCCGCCGAGTGCCGACAACCGCAGCTACCGGGTTTCGTTCGACAAGATTGCCAGTCGGCTGCCGGGATTCAGGGCACGCTGGACCGCCGCGGCCGGCGCCCGCGAATTGCGTCGCCTCTTCGAGCGAATCGAGTTCTCTCCGGAGTCCTACGAGTTCCGTGCGTTTACGCGACTGAAGCAGTTGAAGTACCTTCAGCGCACGCAACAGATCGACGAAGATCTGTTCTGGAGGCAGGAATGACAACGTCTCTTGCGCCGAGCATATCGGCTGAAACGGTCGGTCGATGAAAGTCGTTCTCTTCTGCGGCGGCCTCGGCACGCGACTGCGCGAACACTCGGATACGATCCCGAAGTCGCTGGTGAACATCGGATATCGGCCGATCCTCTGGCATTTGATGCGATATTACGCGCACTTCGGCCACAAGGAATTCATTCTGTGTCTTGGTTATCGGGGCGATCTCATTCGCGAGTTCTTCCTCGATTATCGCGAGGCGATGTCCTCGGATTTCGTGATGTCGGAAGGTGGACGTCGCATCGAGATTTTCGACGAAGGCATCGACGACTGGCGCATTACGTTTGTGGATACCGGGATGCACTCCAATCTCGGGCAGCGGTTGCTGCGCGTCAGGCATCTGGTCGAAGGGGATGAGATCTTTCTCGCCAATTACTCCGACGGGTTGAGCGATCTGCCGCTGGACTGGTATGTGGGCAGATTCCGTGCAGCCGATGCCGTCGCGAGTTTTGTGTCGGTGCGTCCCTCGCAGAGCTTCCACGCCGTGCACGCGGATGACAGCGGTCTGGTCACCGCGATCGAGCCGGTAAGCGCTTCGGATTACTGGATCAACGGTGGGTTCTTCTGTTTGCGGCGTGAGATCTTCGACTACATCCAGCCAGGGGAAGAACTCGTGGAACAGCCATTCAAGCGCCTTCTCGCGCAAGGAAAGCTGATCACGGTGAAATACGAAGGCTACTGGGCGGCCATGGATACCTTCAAGGACAAGATTACGCTGGATCGCATGGAAGCACGTGGCGACTGCCCCTGGATGGTCTGGAAGAAGACGAAGTGAGAACTCGGGTAGTTCCGGTCTTGCTCGCCTCGCGGCTCGGAGCCGCTCTCGCACCACGCCACGCTCCCAAGAGAGTCCGGGTTAGTTGTGTTGCGGCTGGTACCTGAAATCCGCGCGGGTCGCCCGTTGCGGCTGCTGTGCATCGGCGCGCATAGCGACGACCTCGAAATCGGCTGCGGAGCGACTGTGATGAGCTGGCTGGCCGGCGTGCGCAGGATCGAGGTGACATGGGTCGTTCTCAGCGCAGAGGGAGTCCGGGCCTCGGAAGCTCATCGGAGTGCCCGTGCGCTCCTGGCGCGTGCGACCAAATCCAGAGTCGTGATTGGCTCGTTCAGAGACGGTCATCTTCCAGGACAGTACGTCGACGTGAAGGGGTTTTTCGAAGATCTTAAAGGGAAGGTAAACCCCGACGTGGTTCTGACGCACTGGCTGGGGGATCGGCATCAGGATCATCGGCTCGCTGCGGATCTGACCTGGAACACCTGGCGCAATCACGTCGTTCTCGAATACGAGATTCCCAAGTACGAAGGTGACCTGGCGCCGCCCAATGCCTACGTTCCCATATCTGCCGCGATCGCGCGCCGAAAGGTCGGTCACCTGCGGCGTTATTTTTCGTCACAACGCAGCAAAGACTGGTTCGTTGCCGAAAACTTCCTGGGGTTGATGCGGCTTCGCGGCCTGGAATCCCGTTCGCCGAGCGGCTTCGCGGAAGCCTTTCACGCGAGGAAACTGGTACTTTGAGATACCGTCCGGACCGATGAAGCCGACGGCCTCCCGAGATCGATGAGCTCGAGCCACGAGTTGAGCGAGCAGCGCGGATCCGCCGCTATGACTTCGTCTTTGTGGG
It encodes the following:
- a CDS encoding PIG-L deacetylase family protein, whose amino-acid sequence is MLRLVPEIRAGRPLRLLCIGAHSDDLEIGCGATVMSWLAGVRRIEVTWVVLSAEGVRASEAHRSARALLARATKSRVVIGSFRDGHLPGQYVDVKGFFEDLKGKVNPDVVLTHWLGDRHQDHRLAADLTWNTWRNHVVLEYEIPKYEGDLAPPNAYVPISAAIARRKVGHLRRYFSSQRSKDWFVAENFLGLMRLRGLESRSPSGFAEAFHARKLVL
- a CDS encoding sugar phosphate nucleotidyltransferase, producing MKVVLFCGGLGTRLREHSDTIPKSLVNIGYRPILWHLMRYYAHFGHKEFILCLGYRGDLIREFFLDYREAMSSDFVMSEGGRRIEIFDEGIDDWRITFVDTGMHSNLGQRLLRVRHLVEGDEIFLANYSDGLSDLPLDWYVGRFRAADAVASFVSVRPSQSFHAVHADDSGLVTAIEPVSASDYWINGGFFCLRREIFDYIQPGEELVEQPFKRLLAQGKLITVKYEGYWAAMDTFKDKITLDRMEARGDCPWMVWKKTK